In Fructilactobacillus cliffordii, a single genomic region encodes these proteins:
- the rnjA gene encoding ribonuclease J1 translates to MNKLNVKNNETAIYGVGGLGEIGKNTYGVQFQDEIILIDAGIKFPESTQLGIDYVIPDYQYLVENQNKIKALVITHGHEDHIGGIPFILKAINVPVYAGPLALALIKGKLEEHGMLKQTELHAIDENTVLKFKKTSVSFFRTTHSIPDALGVAVHTPDGVIVETGDYKFDLTPVTNTPPDLQAMAKLGEEGVLCLMADSTNAEKPVWTKSERYVSDSVRKIFKRVDGRIIFATFASNLSRVMTAIDAAYKNGRKIAVFGRSMEAAVVNGRELGYIKVPDKAFVDANQLKSLPANKVMILCTGSQGEQMAALSRIANGTHRQISIEPGDTVVLSSNPIPGNVLSVNRVINELEEAGATVIKGYENHIHTSGHGGQEEEKLMIRLMKPKFFVPIHGEYRMQKIHMGLAEQCGIPKDHCFILRNGDVLALTKDSARMAGNFAAGDVYIDGNGVDTVNEKVIKDRQLLSEEGLVVVVATINLKDREIQSGPDLLSRGFVYMRESGELLDQGRKLVFRTIRRAMNNKNASEKTIKKAVINELSNFLYEKTERRPLVLPMLIMNNTNQK, encoded by the coding sequence ATGAATAAACTAAACGTCAAAAACAACGAAACGGCGATTTATGGCGTTGGTGGTCTAGGCGAAATTGGAAAGAATACCTACGGAGTCCAATTTCAAGATGAAATTATCTTAATTGATGCTGGGATTAAGTTCCCAGAGAGCACTCAACTCGGGATTGATTACGTCATTCCTGATTATCAATATCTAGTGGAAAATCAGAATAAAATTAAAGCCTTGGTGATTACCCACGGTCACGAAGACCACATCGGTGGGATTCCTTTTATTTTGAAAGCCATCAACGTTCCAGTGTACGCTGGTCCGCTCGCCCTCGCCCTTATCAAGGGAAAACTTGAGGAACATGGCATGCTCAAGCAAACCGAATTGCATGCTATCGACGAAAACACGGTCTTAAAGTTTAAGAAAACCAGTGTTTCGTTCTTCCGTACGACTCACTCCATCCCGGACGCTCTAGGGGTGGCTGTGCACACTCCTGACGGTGTGATTGTTGAGACTGGGGACTACAAGTTTGATTTGACCCCAGTGACGAACACTCCACCAGATTTACAAGCAATGGCTAAACTCGGTGAAGAAGGAGTACTGTGCCTGATGGCCGACAGTACTAATGCCGAAAAGCCCGTCTGGACCAAGTCCGAACGCTACGTAAGTGATTCAGTCCGTAAAATTTTTAAACGCGTCGACGGTCGAATTATCTTCGCTACCTTTGCCTCGAACCTTTCGCGGGTCATGACCGCCATCGATGCCGCCTACAAAAACGGTCGCAAAATTGCCGTCTTTGGACGGAGTATGGAAGCAGCCGTGGTGAACGGCCGCGAACTGGGTTACATTAAGGTCCCTGACAAAGCGTTCGTGGATGCCAACCAACTGAAGTCCTTACCGGCCAACAAAGTTATGATTCTTTGTACTGGATCCCAAGGAGAACAAATGGCAGCTCTCTCGCGAATTGCCAACGGAACCCACCGCCAAATTTCGATTGAACCGGGCGATACGGTAGTCCTTTCCAGTAACCCTATTCCGGGAAACGTCTTAAGCGTGAACCGGGTTATCAACGAATTAGAAGAAGCCGGCGCTACGGTAATTAAAGGTTACGAAAACCACATCCATACCTCTGGACACGGTGGTCAAGAAGAAGAGAAACTGATGATTCGGCTGATGAAACCGAAGTTCTTCGTCCCGATTCACGGGGAATACCGGATGCAAAAAATCCATATGGGTCTCGCCGAACAGTGTGGGATTCCGAAGGACCACTGTTTCATTCTCAGAAATGGTGATGTGTTAGCTCTTACCAAAGATAGTGCGCGAATGGCTGGGAACTTTGCGGCCGGAGACGTGTACATCGATGGAAATGGCGTTGATACCGTTAACGAAAAGGTCATCAAGGATCGCCAACTCCTCTCAGAGGAAGGTCTCGTGGTGGTAGTGGCCACCATCAACCTCAAGGACCGCGAAATTCAATCTGGTCCCGACCTACTCTCACGTGGTTTTGTGTACATGCGTGAATCCGGTGAACTGTTAGATCAAGGGCGGAAACTCGTCTTTCGAACCATTCGTCGCGCCATGAACAACAAAAACGCTAGTGAAAAAACGATTAAAAAGGCCGTGATTAACGAACTGTCGAACTTCCTTTACGAAAAGACGGAACGCCGGCCGTTGGTCTTACCAATGTTAATCATGAATAACACGAATCAAAAATAA
- a CDS encoding ATP-dependent RecD-like DNA helicase, whose amino-acid sequence MAQSINLFDDPTAEQPETAQLTGKVATTFFEGNDSFYKVLLVQVEEHNFEWSESEIVVTGNFAEINDELSYRFFGRVVDHPKYGKQFQATNYERVAQTSKAGLIKYLSGSDFPGIGPKTAEKVVDQLGTDLIPKILKDPKILNGLGLKPKQRDVITKVLQKNNGAEQVIVGLNSYGFGSSLAAAIFKKYHGQALEVIETDPYRLVEDIQNISFKRADQIANKVGIDYNNPGRLRAGLLTTLDRLSISSGNTYSTTKEVMNASFQILDTDPNQQIDDAKLADALKKLVKDGKVQVDQDRIYLKTLFKDEWQIAENVHRILQADSQAPKDTERLIQKVEKAAKIHYDDSQVQAIQAALAQPLFILTGGPGTGKTTIINGIVQAYAEDHDLSLNPRDHKGDDDSYPVLLAAPTGRAAKKMGDATDLPASTIHRLLGLNGDDEEEPGNALDGELLIIDEMSMVDTELFTKLVQAIPTGMKVILVGDQDQLPSVGPGQVFSDLIRSELIPTMKLNQIHRQSEDSTIIELAHHLKDGVLPDDLLAREPDRSFIRCSVQQVVPVLEQIITKAKDKGFQATDIQVLAPMYRGEVGIDHLNQAVQAIFNPPSSDRKQVETARHSFRIGDKVLQLVNDPEHNVFNGDIGKIVGIELNPDGKQYLDKLTVAFDQTEVTYTRKDWTQLTLAYCTSIHKAQGSEFPMVILPVVAPYRRMLDRNLLYTAVTRAASKLVMVGDASVFAAALEREASRRKTGLPDRLRSAFGETEEAEETTSPATQTTSDSTATAEQDPETTILTVQAIERQAIDPMIGMQGVTPQDFLGAKLE is encoded by the coding sequence GTGGCACAGTCGATTAACCTGTTTGACGACCCAACGGCAGAACAACCAGAAACCGCGCAGCTGACCGGAAAGGTGGCAACCACCTTTTTTGAAGGCAACGACAGTTTTTACAAGGTTTTGCTGGTGCAGGTGGAAGAGCATAACTTTGAGTGGAGCGAATCAGAAATTGTGGTGACCGGGAACTTTGCAGAGATTAACGATGAACTTAGTTACCGCTTTTTTGGTCGGGTCGTAGACCACCCGAAGTACGGTAAGCAGTTTCAGGCCACGAACTACGAACGGGTGGCGCAGACGTCCAAGGCCGGTTTGATTAAGTATCTCTCGGGAAGTGATTTTCCGGGGATTGGCCCGAAGACGGCGGAAAAGGTCGTGGATCAACTCGGAACGGATTTAATCCCCAAGATTTTGAAGGATCCGAAGATCTTAAATGGTTTGGGATTGAAACCCAAGCAACGGGACGTAATTACGAAAGTCTTACAAAAAAATAATGGGGCTGAGCAGGTCATCGTCGGCTTGAATAGCTATGGCTTTGGGAGTTCGCTGGCCGCCGCCATCTTTAAAAAGTACCACGGGCAGGCGCTTGAAGTGATTGAAACGGATCCGTACCGGTTGGTGGAAGACATTCAAAACATTAGTTTTAAACGGGCGGATCAAATTGCAAACAAAGTTGGAATTGACTATAACAATCCCGGTCGGCTTCGGGCCGGACTGCTAACCACGTTGGACCGCTTATCGATTAGTAGTGGGAATACCTATTCGACGACCAAAGAGGTGATGAACGCCAGCTTCCAGATTTTGGATACCGATCCGAATCAACAGATTGATGATGCCAAGCTCGCGGACGCGCTGAAGAAGTTGGTTAAGGACGGCAAGGTCCAGGTCGATCAGGACCGGATTTATCTGAAGACGCTCTTTAAAGACGAGTGGCAGATTGCCGAAAACGTTCATCGGATTTTACAAGCGGATAGTCAGGCGCCCAAGGATACCGAACGGTTGATTCAAAAGGTGGAAAAGGCAGCCAAGATTCACTACGACGATTCGCAGGTGCAGGCGATTCAGGCCGCACTGGCGCAACCATTGTTTATTTTGACCGGGGGACCCGGAACCGGAAAAACGACCATTATCAACGGGATTGTGCAGGCCTATGCCGAGGATCATGATTTGTCGTTGAATCCGCGTGATCACAAGGGTGACGATGATTCGTATCCGGTGTTACTGGCCGCACCCACCGGACGAGCTGCCAAGAAAATGGGCGATGCCACCGACTTGCCAGCTAGTACGATTCACCGGTTGCTAGGTCTGAATGGTGACGATGAGGAGGAACCCGGCAACGCCCTGGATGGCGAATTGTTGATTATTGACGAGATGTCGATGGTAGACACGGAGCTGTTTACTAAACTAGTCCAGGCGATTCCGACCGGGATGAAGGTAATTCTGGTGGGGGATCAGGACCAGCTGCCATCGGTCGGACCAGGTCAGGTCTTTTCGGACTTGATTCGGTCGGAGTTAATTCCGACGATGAAGTTGAACCAAATTCACCGACAAAGTGAGGACTCCACCATCATTGAGCTGGCGCACCATCTAAAGGACGGGGTGCTGCCCGATGACTTACTAGCGCGAGAACCCGATCGGAGTTTCATTCGATGTTCGGTGCAGCAGGTGGTTCCGGTGCTGGAACAAATTATTACGAAGGCGAAGGATAAGGGATTTCAAGCCACGGACATCCAGGTGTTAGCCCCGATGTATCGCGGGGAAGTGGGGATTGACCACTTGAATCAAGCTGTGCAGGCCATTTTCAATCCCCCCAGCTCAGATCGCAAGCAGGTTGAAACTGCTCGACATAGTTTTCGGATTGGCGATAAGGTCTTGCAACTGGTGAATGATCCTGAACACAACGTTTTTAACGGGGACATTGGAAAAATCGTGGGGATTGAGTTGAATCCCGATGGCAAGCAGTATCTGGACAAACTAACGGTCGCCTTTGACCAGACAGAAGTAACTTATACTCGTAAAGATTGGACGCAGCTGACGCTGGCCTACTGTACTTCGATTCACAAGGCGCAGGGAAGTGAGTTTCCGATGGTGATTCTGCCCGTGGTGGCACCGTATCGGCGCATGCTAGACCGGAATCTGTTGTATACAGCTGTGACGCGGGCCGCTAGCAAGCTGGTCATGGTCGGCGATGCCTCGGTCTTTGCGGCGGCTTTGGAACGCGAGGCGAGTCGGCGAAAGACTGGCTTGCCGGATCGATTACGATCGGCATTTGGTGAAACCGAAGAAGCGGAGGAGACGACTAGTCCTGCTACACAAACTACTTCAGATTCCACCGCAACCGCAGAGCAAGACCCAGAAACAACCATTTTAACGGTCCAAGCGATTGAACGCCAGGCTATCGATCCCATGATTGGGATGCAGGGAGTGACTCCACAGGATTTTCTGGGTGCTAAACTCGAGTAA
- a CDS encoding histidine phosphatase family protein, translated as MKLYFVRHGKTEWNLESRYQGSGGDSELLPESYQEMKMVGNYLKDIPFAHVYSSPIKRARVTATVINDELRHPVPLSLDNRLEEFRLGKFEGMKFTDAEAQYPETFNDFRNHPDQYDPTPIGGESFPDLIKRMRSKISEITANFNGDDEILIVSHGAALNALINSLLGIPLQDLRKRGGLANTSTTILETNDHGQSFKLLDWNDTSYLEHPVRDSDLV; from the coding sequence ATGAAATTATACTTTGTGCGCCACGGAAAAACCGAATGGAACCTAGAAAGTCGCTACCAGGGATCCGGGGGAGATTCCGAATTACTGCCAGAGAGTTATCAAGAAATGAAAATGGTGGGGAACTATCTGAAGGACATTCCCTTTGCGCATGTGTACTCCAGTCCAATTAAACGCGCCCGGGTTACGGCTACGGTGATTAATGACGAACTGCGGCATCCAGTGCCGTTAAGTTTGGATAATCGGCTAGAGGAATTTCGGCTCGGTAAGTTTGAAGGCATGAAGTTTACGGATGCCGAAGCCCAATATCCAGAGACCTTTAACGATTTTCGCAATCATCCGGACCAGTACGATCCGACTCCGATTGGCGGAGAATCATTTCCGGACTTGATTAAGCGAATGCGGAGCAAGATTAGCGAGATTACTGCCAATTTTAATGGTGATGATGAGATTTTGATTGTTAGTCACGGAGCTGCTTTGAACGCTTTGATTAATTCGTTACTGGGGATTCCGTTGCAGGACTTGCGGAAACGGGGCGGCTTGGCCAATACCAGTACGACGATTTTAGAAACCAACGATCACGGTCAAAGTTTTAAATTACTGGATTGGAATGACACCAGTTATTTGGAACACCCGGTGCGGGATTCAGATTTAGTGTAG
- a CDS encoding transcriptional regulator produces MAREKDTTEYKSVTMRIPQSLYDDYKKVLEKKGAIVTYDIRNYMRAVVAKDKENED; encoded by the coding sequence ATGGCTCGAGAAAAGGATACGACTGAATACAAGAGTGTTACGATGCGAATTCCGCAATCTCTCTACGATGACTATAAAAAGGTCCTTGAGAAAAAGGGTGCCATTGTGACCTACGACATTCGGAACTACATGCGTGCAGTAGTGGCAAAGGATAAAGAAAACGAAGATTAA
- a CDS encoding aldo/keto reductase codes for MVYKANEQRYDNMKVRRAGNSGLQLPALSFGTWHSFGDDANFQDSEKIMLAAFDRGIFSFDLANNYGPGSGAAERMFGQVYRRDLKPYRDELIITTKAGFHMWPGVYGNFSSKKTLVAALDRSLQRMGLDYVDIYYSHRFDPNTRLEETAEALDGLVKAGKALYIGISNYDGPQTAKMIELFKELHTPFVVNQSSYNMLNRDPENDGTLQTLADNHDGLVAYGPLAEGLLTDKYLNGIPDDIHLHFTNSFILDKGEDAAVKKLNQLNNLAQNRNQTLAQMATAWLLHDPTVTSVVTGASKVEHLEDNLKALDNLDFTADELAEIDRIVKD; via the coding sequence ATGGTATATAAAGCAAACGAACAACGTTATGACAATATGAAGGTGCGTCGGGCCGGGAACTCTGGTCTGCAATTGCCTGCTTTATCGTTTGGAACGTGGCACAGTTTTGGTGATGATGCGAACTTCCAGGACAGTGAAAAGATTATGCTGGCAGCTTTTGACCGTGGGATTTTCAGCTTTGACCTTGCCAACAACTATGGTCCGGGTTCTGGTGCTGCTGAAAGAATGTTTGGCCAGGTATACCGGCGGGATTTAAAGCCGTACCGGGATGAATTAATCATTACGACCAAGGCTGGATTCCACATGTGGCCGGGGGTTTATGGAAACTTCTCGTCGAAAAAGACGTTGGTGGCTGCTCTAGACCGCAGTTTGCAACGGATGGGCTTGGATTATGTGGATATTTATTACAGCCACCGGTTTGATCCAAATACTCGTTTAGAAGAAACCGCGGAAGCCTTAGACGGGTTAGTTAAAGCTGGAAAAGCCCTTTACATCGGGATTTCAAATTACGATGGTCCGCAAACCGCTAAGATGATTGAACTGTTCAAGGAATTGCATACGCCGTTTGTGGTCAACCAAAGTTCTTACAACATGTTGAACCGTGATCCAGAAAACGACGGCACGTTGCAAACGTTGGCTGATAACCACGATGGGTTAGTGGCTTATGGTCCATTGGCCGAAGGATTACTGACTGACAAGTATCTGAACGGAATTCCGGACGACATTCATCTGCACTTCACGAACAGCTTTATCCTAGATAAAGGGGAAGATGCAGCTGTGAAGAAGTTGAACCAGTTGAATAACTTAGCCCAGAACCGGAACCAAACCTTAGCTCAAATGGCGACGGCTTGGTTACTACATGATCCAACGGTTACGAGTGTGGTTACGGGTGCTTCCAAAGTAGAACATTTGGAAGATAACCTGAAGGCTTTGGATAACTTGGACTTTACGGCTGATGAATTAGCTGAAATTGACCGGATTGTTAAAGACTAA
- the mnmA gene encoding tRNA 2-thiouridine(34) synthase MnmA — protein MQDNSQTRVVVGMSGGVDSSVAAYLLKQQGYDVVGVFMKNWDDTDENGVCTATEDFKDVAHVANQLGIPYYSVNFEKEYWDRVFKYFLAEYKRGRTPNPDVICNTEIKYKAFLEYAMDLGADYIAMGHYAQLKRDENGKNHLIRSTDLNKDQTYFLSQLSAEQLDRVMFPVGGMTKPEVRQIAHDANLYVADKKDSMGVCFIGPNNFDNFLSQYLPAQSGKMMTLDGEVKGEHAGLMYYTIGQRRGLGIGGDGQDNRPWFVIGKDLEKNVLYVGKGYENPYLYADYLTASDLSFVDGNSRGQTFHCTAKFRYRQKDVGVTVQIDDDQNHVKVTFDEPARAVTPGQAVVFYDGAECLGVATIDAAYKNEEKLQYV, from the coding sequence ATGCAGGATAACAGTCAAACACGAGTTGTCGTCGGCATGAGTGGCGGCGTAGACTCCTCAGTCGCAGCCTACCTGTTGAAACAGCAGGGGTACGATGTGGTCGGAGTCTTTATGAAAAACTGGGACGACACCGATGAAAACGGAGTTTGTACCGCCACGGAAGACTTTAAGGATGTAGCTCACGTGGCCAACCAACTCGGGATTCCCTACTACTCCGTGAATTTTGAAAAGGAATACTGGGACCGGGTCTTTAAGTACTTTTTAGCGGAATACAAACGGGGGCGGACGCCGAACCCGGACGTCATTTGTAACACGGAAATTAAGTACAAGGCCTTCTTGGAATACGCAATGGACCTCGGAGCGGACTACATCGCCATGGGTCACTATGCCCAACTGAAACGCGATGAAAACGGGAAGAATCACTTGATTCGTTCGACCGATTTGAACAAGGACCAAACCTACTTCTTGAGTCAGCTGTCAGCGGAGCAACTGGACCGGGTGATGTTTCCAGTTGGGGGAATGACGAAACCAGAAGTGCGGCAGATTGCCCACGACGCGAACCTCTACGTGGCAGACAAAAAGGATTCGATGGGCGTGTGCTTTATTGGACCAAATAACTTCGATAACTTCTTGAGTCAGTACTTACCAGCTCAATCAGGGAAGATGATGACTCTTGATGGAGAAGTTAAAGGCGAACACGCTGGTTTGATGTACTATACCATCGGACAACGCCGTGGCCTGGGCATCGGTGGTGATGGTCAGGATAACCGTCCGTGGTTTGTGATTGGCAAGGACCTCGAAAAGAACGTTCTGTATGTGGGTAAAGGTTACGAAAACCCGTACCTGTATGCTGACTACCTGACAGCATCTGATCTGTCATTTGTTGACGGGAATAGTCGGGGTCAAACTTTCCACTGTACCGCGAAATTCCGGTACCGGCAAAAGGACGTCGGCGTTACGGTTCAGATCGATGATGACCAGAACCACGTTAAGGTCACCTTTGACGAACCCGCTCGCGCTGTGACGCCCGGACAAGCTGTCGTCTTTTATGATGGTGCGGAATGTCTTGGGGTGGCCACGATTGATGCAGCTTATAAAAACGAAGAGAAATTACAATATGTTTAA
- a CDS encoding tetratricopeptide repeat protein — MAEHSDAEAYEKQERAAATLHQLITDIDEHPNDYRPYYDLSAFLIQLKSYTQAEELLMKALGLFADRSQKAKNTLTYGLGNVYYATGEYTKAIQQFQQVTDSSLKQDAYIMLGQSYYGEKNYGKALAFLITAHDQAKQDPELNRLIGDCLLASGDLNSAADFYRQTLNANPDDAVAHFNLGVIELSNGHRDQAEPEFEKSRQLDENYFMTHRERIANIEKVLRKQQKE; from the coding sequence ATGGCAGAACATTCAGACGCAGAAGCATACGAAAAACAGGAGCGGGCCGCCGCCACATTGCACCAGTTAATTACAGATATTGACGAACACCCCAACGACTATCGACCGTACTACGACCTGAGTGCCTTTTTGATTCAACTCAAGAGCTACACGCAGGCCGAAGAATTGTTAATGAAGGCGCTTGGGTTATTTGCGGATCGGAGTCAAAAGGCTAAGAACACGTTGACCTACGGACTCGGAAACGTCTACTACGCCACCGGGGAATACACGAAGGCGATTCAACAATTTCAACAGGTCACGGATTCTAGTTTAAAACAGGATGCGTATATCATGTTGGGCCAAAGTTACTATGGCGAAAAGAATTACGGGAAGGCGTTGGCCTTTTTGATTACTGCTCATGACCAGGCCAAACAAGATCCAGAACTGAACCGTTTAATTGGTGATTGTTTACTGGCGAGCGGAGACCTAAATTCCGCAGCTGATTTTTACCGGCAGACGCTAAACGCTAATCCAGATGATGCGGTCGCTCACTTTAACTTGGGTGTGATTGAACTAAGTAACGGACATCGGGATCAGGCGGAACCCGAATTTGAAAAGTCTCGCCAGTTAGATGAAAATTACTTTATGACTCATCGGGAACGCATTGCAAACATTGAAAAAGTACTGCGGAAGCAGCAAAAGGAGTAG
- a CDS encoding ribose-phosphate diphosphokinase produces the protein MVTTKPQPVIFALNSNRPLSEKIAQVSGMPMGKATINHFSDGEIKISIDESVRGKDVFIIQSLSNPVNMNFMELMIMIDAVRRTSAHTINVVIPYYGYSRSDRKARSREPITAKLLASILQDSGINRVITLDLHAAQIQGFFDIPVDHLQPSRLISNYLHEQYLDENAVVVAPDHNGVGRARIIADLLDLPIAIVDNREPDSSNHIPDSVIGSVAGKNAIVIDDLIVTGRKMKVSAAALKTAGAEDVIAVATHPVFANRKPVDLNDPNISQVIVTDSIVISDPDQLPKLTVISVGELLGNALKLIQEHKSTHRLFRGGTTDGI, from the coding sequence ATTGTGACTACAAAACCACAGCCAGTTATTTTTGCCTTAAATTCCAATCGTCCGCTTTCTGAAAAAATTGCGCAAGTGAGTGGAATGCCGATGGGAAAGGCGACCATCAACCACTTTAGTGATGGCGAAATCAAGATTTCCATCGATGAAAGTGTCCGGGGGAAGGATGTCTTCATCATTCAATCGTTGTCAAACCCCGTGAATATGAATTTCATGGAACTGATGATTATGATTGATGCAGTGCGCCGGACGAGTGCCCACACGATTAACGTGGTGATCCCGTATTACGGTTACTCACGTTCGGATCGCAAGGCACGGTCGCGTGAGCCCATTACTGCTAAGTTGTTAGCGTCAATCTTGCAGGACAGTGGGATTAACCGCGTGATTACGCTTGATTTACACGCTGCCCAGATTCAAGGCTTCTTTGACATTCCCGTGGATCACTTGCAACCAAGTCGGTTGATTAGCAATTATCTTCACGAACAATATTTAGATGAAAATGCCGTGGTGGTCGCTCCTGATCATAATGGGGTGGGTCGAGCTCGAATCATTGCTGACTTACTGGACCTGCCGATTGCGATTGTTGATAACCGGGAACCGGATTCATCAAACCACATCCCGGATTCTGTAATTGGTTCCGTTGCTGGAAAAAATGCAATTGTGATTGATGACCTGATTGTGACCGGTCGGAAGATGAAGGTTTCGGCCGCTGCTTTGAAGACGGCGGGCGCGGAAGATGTGATTGCGGTAGCCACGCATCCCGTGTTTGCGAACCGAAAACCAGTTGATTTGAATGACCCCAACATTTCTCAAGTGATTGTGACAGATTCGATTGTGATTTCTGATCCGGATCAATTACCAAAATTAACCGTGATCTCGGTTGGGGAATTACTGGGGAATGCGTTAAAATTGATTCAAGAACACAAATCCACTCATCGCTTATTTAGAGGAGGAACTACGGATGGTATATAA
- a CDS encoding lactate dehydrogenase, with product MQVPILITGAPMRVHQLLTALAMLDLPVTVLLDEESFAAEAIISRACRHFRTKKLEADADLSMIDTLIYVPSLDFYAQLETEATKIAPVLVPAIDELRLMINDVMERAFQGKIIVDAPHDEIFLYFLASFSGLDVNKLMGVGNVPVSLMLREQLIANFNVSDEDINVSACGLNTNCVLAWNRIYVGSSSLLSYVASPTNNYDTDLIGKLQQVVTDPQIVVNQVLQIQAVVKLLLCLIGADSTVQPVVSLEKKSDQIALNQMPKLINQGGLSHELPVKLSDAETEELDYNSNWSTEIIEAIKKESQHEETH from the coding sequence ATGCAAGTCCCAATCTTAATTACAGGAGCACCCATGCGGGTTCACCAACTACTGACAGCGCTTGCCATGCTGGATTTACCGGTGACGGTTTTGTTAGACGAGGAAAGTTTTGCAGCAGAAGCTATTATTTCCCGAGCTTGTCGTCACTTTCGGACAAAAAAATTAGAGGCAGATGCGGACTTGAGCATGATTGATACACTAATTTATGTGCCGAGCCTTGATTTTTATGCCCAGCTAGAGACAGAAGCTACAAAGATTGCCCCGGTATTAGTGCCTGCAATCGATGAATTACGGTTGATGATTAACGACGTGATGGAACGCGCTTTTCAGGGAAAAATCATTGTGGATGCGCCTCACGATGAAATCTTTTTGTATTTCTTGGCCTCTTTCTCTGGCCTTGATGTGAATAAGCTGATGGGTGTGGGCAACGTGCCAGTTTCGTTAATGCTAAGGGAACAATTGATTGCAAATTTTAACGTTTCTGATGAAGACATCAACGTGAGCGCCTGTGGCTTGAACACCAATTGTGTTTTGGCTTGGAATCGAATTTACGTGGGCTCATCATCATTGTTATCCTACGTGGCAAGTCCGACGAATAATTATGACACTGATTTGATTGGCAAGTTGCAACAAGTTGTTACGGATCCGCAAATTGTTGTCAATCAGGTGTTACAAATTCAAGCGGTTGTAAAGCTTTTGCTATGTCTCATCGGAGCGGATTCCACTGTGCAACCAGTGGTTAGTTTAGAAAAAAAGAGTGACCAAATTGCGCTAAACCAGATGCCCAAACTGATTAATCAGGGTGGGTTATCACACGAGTTGCCGGTTAAGCTATCGGATGCTGAAACAGAAGAACTGGACTATAATTCAAACTGGTCAACGGAAATTATCGAAGCAATTAAGAAGGAAAGTCAGCATGAAGAAACGCACTAA
- the def gene encoding peptide deformylase, translated as MYLMKDITRDGNPVLRKQAKPVQFPLSDEDRQLGEKMMQYLEISQDEEQCKKYHLRAGVGLAAPQVGVSKLMAAILTPPEEEGQESPFKAIIVNPVIVSNSVQQAALTVGEGCLSVDKDIPGYVPRSDRITVEYQDLDGEKHRVRLKHYPAIIAQHEIDHLHGTLFYDHINKQDPFAKEDNEIFIE; from the coding sequence TTGTATTTAATGAAAGATATTACCCGGGATGGTAACCCCGTCTTGCGCAAGCAAGCGAAACCGGTCCAGTTTCCCCTTAGTGACGAGGATCGCCAGCTGGGTGAAAAAATGATGCAATACCTAGAAATTAGCCAGGATGAAGAACAATGTAAAAAATACCACCTGCGAGCTGGAGTCGGTTTGGCTGCGCCCCAAGTGGGTGTTTCCAAGCTAATGGCAGCGATCCTAACTCCACCGGAAGAAGAAGGTCAGGAATCCCCGTTCAAAGCCATCATAGTGAATCCGGTGATTGTCTCAAATTCCGTCCAACAGGCTGCCCTTACCGTGGGTGAAGGCTGTCTTTCGGTCGATAAAGACATTCCAGGTTACGTACCGCGTTCTGACCGAATTACCGTTGAATATCAAGACCTAGATGGTGAAAAACACCGCGTCCGGCTAAAACACTATCCGGCCATTATTGCCCAACATGAGATTGACCATCTGCACGGTACCCTTTTTTACGATCACATCAACAAACAAGATCCGTTCGCAAAAGAGGATAACGAAATCTTTATTGAATAG
- a CDS encoding DNA-directed RNA polymerase subunit epsilon, whose translation MIYKVLYQPNPQENPKREATKSLYLDAPTQAEVRDLIAENTDYVVEFIQPLAGKKLEFEQQEPDFKITEFNK comes from the coding sequence GTGATTTACAAAGTATTATACCAACCAAACCCACAGGAAAATCCCAAACGGGAAGCAACAAAGTCGCTCTACTTAGACGCCCCAACTCAAGCAGAAGTTCGTGATTTGATTGCTGAAAACACCGACTACGTGGTGGAATTCATCCAACCGTTAGCGGGTAAAAAGCTCGAATTCGAACAACAAGAACCAGATTTTAAAATTACGGAGTTTAATAAATAA